The following proteins are co-located in the Luteolibacter rhizosphaerae genome:
- a CDS encoding Hsp20/alpha crystallin family protein — translation MNALIRWDPFRELADVHGRLSSILGRSPQNGTSNQGETAASPDWSPVVDIAENDGGYLLKVEIPGVREDAVSVRLEGRSLTVQGERKPELGNDVRYLRMERAYGTFSRVFQLPENVNSESVEARFKYGVLQIHIAKSEASKPRVIEIKGET, via the coding sequence ATGAATGCATTGATTCGATGGGACCCGTTCCGCGAATTGGCTGATGTGCATGGTCGTCTGTCCAGCATCCTCGGCCGCTCCCCGCAGAACGGAACAAGTAACCAAGGTGAAACCGCAGCTTCACCGGATTGGAGTCCGGTGGTGGACATTGCGGAGAACGACGGCGGCTATCTGTTGAAGGTCGAGATCCCGGGCGTCCGGGAAGACGCCGTGTCGGTCCGATTGGAAGGCCGGAGCCTTACCGTCCAAGGCGAACGCAAACCCGAGTTGGGCAACGATGTGCGCTACCTGCGTATGGAGCGTGCCTACGGGACCTTCTCCCGGGTGTTCCAACTTCCGGAAAACGTGAATTCCGAGAGCGTCGAGGCCCGGTTCAAATACGGAGTGCTTCAGATCCACATTGCCAAGAGCGAGGCATCCAAGCCCCGGGTGATCGAAATCAAGGGAGAAACCTGA
- a CDS encoding PAS domain S-box protein: MSLKPKPHDTFTRSLVIGVLLTVAAVTARWLLAPWLGNRLTLVTLFPAVAVVVWLAGYRAAIIPAVIGFLLCDTLFMDGTWPAVPRTVSAITFAVAITFVIVSGESMRRHRALADARKNLLHTTLQSIGDGVITTDPKGTVTDLNKVASALTGWSLTEAVGRPVTEVFPIINETSRLHVPNPVMRALAENAVVGLANHTLLISKNGTETPIDDSAAPITDSKGSILGGVLIFRDIAERRLTEAKLQQSEQRHRFLAELASATQHLTEAEEIMSTTARMLAQFLAVDRCAYAVVEDEAVFDITGDYGPTVASIVGKWDVAAFGPECVRRMLANEPFVVEDVDADTRVADSTAAYRATSIRAVICVPLFKDGKFTAAMAVHQTIPRKWSSADIEVVRVVVSRCWESLERARSNRALKASAERLTLALAAAQLGDWSWDAGTDIVDLSPRAAEIFGLDETTEIEWKEMQSLLDPEDAELAKEAVERAMASDSQYDMEYRVNRNGSEVWVAALGRATFKDGIPMGMYGVVQDITPRKALEKELLDQAVELAMADRQKDDFIALLAHELRNPLAPVRTGLELLRVGTNEPNGIERVRSMMERQLNHMVRLVDDLLDVSRITRNKLSLQFEPVLFRDAVSHALETVGPQLESSKQTVRVRLDDPDVIVWADPTRLSQVLGNLLANASKFSPSGAAIEVRGTVERDNAVVSVSDPGIGISFEDLPHVFSIFAQAARSISSSKGGLGLGLHLARSLMELQGGSLEAKSGGLGKGSTFTLSIPTLQCREVDTKEREDRHSGASPLQGMKVLVADDNADALEALSLLLSTLGADVLAARGGSEAISVFQKSSVELILMDVGMPEVDGLQATKLIRSLDGGHRPIIIALTGWGRPEDRDATAEAGCNGHLVKPVKIAELESLIAALGGARKGKNEQ, encoded by the coding sequence ATGAGCTTAAAACCGAAGCCCCACGATACGTTTACCCGGAGCCTGGTGATCGGTGTATTGCTGACTGTGGCAGCCGTCACAGCCCGATGGCTTCTTGCGCCATGGCTCGGAAATCGCCTTACTCTGGTGACCCTCTTTCCTGCCGTTGCGGTCGTCGTTTGGCTGGCCGGTTACCGAGCTGCCATCATACCCGCGGTGATTGGCTTTCTCCTCTGCGACACACTCTTCATGGATGGGACGTGGCCGGCGGTTCCACGAACGGTTTCGGCAATCACCTTCGCTGTTGCGATCACGTTCGTGATCGTGAGCGGGGAATCAATGCGACGTCATCGCGCCTTGGCCGATGCCAGGAAAAATCTTCTTCATACTACTTTGCAGAGCATCGGGGATGGGGTGATTACGACCGATCCGAAAGGGACCGTAACCGATCTTAACAAGGTGGCATCCGCACTCACCGGTTGGTCCTTGACCGAGGCAGTGGGCCGCCCCGTTACCGAGGTGTTCCCCATCATTAATGAAACTTCGAGGCTCCACGTTCCAAACCCGGTAATGCGGGCTTTAGCCGAGAACGCCGTGGTGGGATTGGCAAACCACACCTTGCTGATTTCGAAAAATGGTACCGAAACTCCAATCGACGACAGCGCGGCACCGATCACCGACTCAAAGGGCTCGATCCTGGGCGGAGTGTTGATCTTCCGCGATATCGCCGAACGCCGCCTTACGGAAGCAAAGCTTCAACAAAGTGAACAACGGCACCGGTTCCTAGCCGAACTCGCATCGGCCACGCAACACCTGACCGAGGCTGAGGAAATAATGTCGACCACAGCGCGGATGCTCGCCCAGTTTCTAGCTGTTGACCGATGCGCCTACGCAGTTGTCGAAGACGAAGCGGTTTTTGACATAACCGGGGACTACGGGCCAACGGTTGCCAGTATTGTTGGAAAATGGGACGTTGCTGCTTTCGGCCCGGAGTGCGTCCGACGCATGTTGGCGAACGAACCCTTCGTGGTTGAGGACGTTGATGCGGATACGCGTGTTGCAGATTCCACAGCAGCTTATCGAGCAACCTCAATCAGGGCCGTGATTTGTGTGCCATTGTTCAAAGACGGAAAGTTCACGGCCGCGATGGCTGTGCACCAAACCATTCCGCGCAAATGGTCCTCCGCGGACATTGAAGTGGTCCGCGTGGTGGTAAGCCGTTGCTGGGAATCACTCGAGCGGGCCCGATCCAACCGGGCCCTAAAAGCGAGTGCCGAGCGGCTGACTTTGGCCCTGGCTGCAGCTCAGCTCGGCGACTGGAGTTGGGATGCCGGAACCGACATCGTGGATCTTTCGCCGCGCGCTGCCGAAATATTCGGGTTGGATGAGACAACGGAGATTGAGTGGAAGGAAATGCAATCGCTATTAGACCCTGAAGACGCCGAGCTGGCCAAAGAGGCGGTGGAACGAGCCATGGCATCCGACTCCCAGTATGACATGGAGTATAGGGTAAATAGAAACGGCTCCGAAGTATGGGTGGCGGCACTAGGTCGCGCGACATTCAAGGACGGAATCCCCATGGGAATGTACGGCGTTGTTCAGGACATCACTCCCCGCAAAGCACTGGAAAAGGAACTCTTGGATCAAGCGGTGGAACTTGCGATGGCAGACCGCCAGAAGGATGACTTCATTGCATTGCTAGCCCACGAGCTGAGAAATCCGCTCGCGCCAGTCAGGACCGGCTTGGAGCTTCTCCGTGTTGGCACTAACGAGCCGAACGGCATCGAACGGGTGCGAAGCATGATGGAACGTCAGCTCAACCACATGGTCCGGCTGGTGGACGATCTGTTGGACGTGTCGCGCATCACCAGGAACAAACTGTCTTTACAGTTCGAACCGGTGTTGTTCCGGGACGCGGTATCCCACGCGCTGGAAACTGTGGGTCCGCAACTCGAAAGCTCCAAGCAAACAGTCCGCGTTCGCTTGGACGACCCTGACGTCATTGTCTGGGCAGATCCGACACGTCTTTCCCAGGTTCTCGGGAACTTGCTCGCGAACGCTTCGAAATTCTCACCCTCAGGGGCCGCGATCGAGGTCAGAGGCACTGTCGAGCGCGATAATGCAGTAGTGTCCGTAAGCGATCCCGGGATTGGCATCTCATTCGAGGACCTCCCGCACGTATTCAGCATTTTCGCCCAGGCGGCACGATCAATCTCTTCGTCAAAGGGCGGGCTTGGACTCGGGCTTCATCTCGCAAGATCACTAATGGAACTTCAAGGCGGTTCACTTGAGGCCAAAAGCGGAGGATTGGGGAAGGGCAGCACGTTCACACTTTCGATCCCCACGCTACAATGTCGCGAGGTCGATACCAAGGAGAGAGAGGACCGCCACTCAGGGGCATCCCCACTTCAGGGGATGAAAGTGCTGGTTGCCGACGACAATGCCGATGCGCTCGAAGCTCTTTCCCTTCTGCTCTCTACCTTGGGTGCTGATGTCCTAGCTGCCCGAGGAGGATCCGAAGCGATCTCTGTTTTTCAGAAATCCAGTGTGGAATTGATCCTGATGGACGTGGGGATGCCGGAGGTTGACGGCCTGCAAGCAACGAAGCTGATCAGGAGCCTTGATGGCGGCCATCGGCCTATCATCATAGCGCTCACCGGCTGGGGCCGGCCGGAAGATCGCGATGCGACTGCCGAGGCGGGATGCAACGGTCATCTGGTGAAGCCCGTTAAAATAGCAGAACTGGAGTCGCTGATTGCGGCGCTGGGCGGTGCCCGAAAAGGTAAAAATGAGCAATGA